In Anaerolineae bacterium, a genomic segment contains:
- the rpsL gene encoding 30S ribosomal protein S12: MPTINQLVRKGRKPVVKKEKAPALRFNYNALTGRTVRTKKGSPQRRGVCVQVRTMTPKKPNSALRKIARVRLTNGIEVTAYIPGEGHNLQEHSVVLVRGGRVKDLPGVRYHIVRGALDSAGVANRRRGRSKYGAKAPK; encoded by the coding sequence TTGCCTACCATAAACCAACTTGTGCGCAAAGGACGCAAGCCGGTAGTTAAGAAGGAGAAAGCGCCCGCTTTGCGGTTTAACTATAATGCCCTCACCGGGCGGACAGTTCGCACGAAGAAGGGATCGCCCCAGCGGAGAGGAGTTTGCGTCCAGGTGCGCACGATGACGCCGAAAAAACCTAATTCAGCGCTTCGCAAAATCGCGCGCGTTCGTCTGACCAATGGTATCGAGGTCACTGCGTATATCCCCGGCGAGGGACATAACCTGCAGGAACACTCGGTCGTGCTGGTGCGCGGCGGACGTGTGAAAGATCTGCCGGGCGTGCGCTATCATATCGTGCGCGGGGCCCTAGACTCAGCAGGGGTGGCGAATCGAAGGCGTGGCCGGTCTAAGTACGGAGCGAAAGCGCCTAAATAA
- the rpsG gene encoding 30S ribosomal protein S7 yields MPRRNRPPRRVIPPDWKYNSELVARLINKVMRNGKKSLAERIVYESLQLIEQRLQRPALEVLEQAVRNATPLLEVRPRRVGGATYQVPIEIPPDRRLSLALRWLVQYARQRPGKSMIEKLAAELVDAYQNQGATIKRREDTHRMAEANRAFAHYRW; encoded by the coding sequence ATGCCCAGACGTAATCGTCCGCCCAGGCGCGTGATCCCGCCTGACTGGAAATACAATAGCGAACTAGTCGCGCGGCTTATCAATAAGGTAATGCGAAATGGCAAAAAGAGTCTGGCTGAGCGGATCGTCTACGAGAGTCTACAGCTCATCGAACAGCGGCTGCAGCGTCCAGCACTAGAGGTGCTGGAGCAGGCTGTCCGCAACGCCACGCCACTTCTCGAGGTCCGGCCGCGTCGTGTGGGGGGTGCTACCTACCAAGTGCCTATTGAGATCCCCCCTGACCGCCGGCTGAGCCTGGCGCTGCGCTGGCTGGTGCAGTACGCCCGTCAGCGCCCGGGCAAATCTATGATCGAGAAGCTGGCGGCTGAGCTCGTAGATGCCTATCAAAACCAGGGGGCCACAATCAAGCGCCGTGAGGATACGCATCGTATGGCGGAGGCCAATCGCGCCTTTGCACACTATCGCTGGTAA